A window of Dehalococcoidia bacterium contains these coding sequences:
- the mdh gene encoding malate dehydrogenase encodes MRAKVTIVGAGQTGGSMARDLAAKEYADIVMLDVVEGLPQGKALDISQAGPIVGFDSKITGTNDWFDTAGSDIVIITSGKPRLPGMSREDLVTANTDIVKSVTEQAVRHSPNAIIIVFVNPLDAMCYVAKKVSGFPRERVFGQSGILDAARFRTFIARELNVSVEDVQSYVLGGHGDDMVPLVRHTTVCGIPIGDLLPKERIDALVERTRKGGGEIVALLKTGSAYYAPAAATIEMVDAVLLDRQRILPCAAYLEGEYGLNDIYMGVPVKLGAKGVEQILDIPLTDDERQMFERSAESVREVIKATGM; translated from the coding sequence TTGCGCGCGAAAGTCACAATCGTCGGCGCCGGGCAGACCGGCGGCAGCATGGCCCGCGACCTGGCGGCCAAAGAGTATGCCGACATCGTAATGCTTGATGTTGTCGAAGGACTGCCCCAGGGCAAGGCCCTCGACATCTCCCAGGCCGGCCCCATCGTCGGCTTCGACTCCAAGATCACCGGCACGAACGACTGGTTCGATACCGCCGGCTCCGACATCGTCATCATCACCTCCGGCAAGCCGCGTCTTCCCGGCATGAGCCGCGAAGACCTGGTCACTGCGAACACCGATATCGTCAAGTCCGTCACCGAGCAGGCGGTCAGGCACTCGCCAAACGCCATCATCATCGTCTTCGTGAACCCGCTCGACGCTATGTGCTACGTGGCGAAGAAGGTGAGCGGCTTCCCCCGCGAGCGCGTCTTCGGGCAGTCCGGCATCCTCGACGCCGCCCGCTTTCGCACGTTCATCGCCCGGGAGCTGAACGTGTCGGTGGAGGACGTGCAGTCGTACGTGCTCGGCGGCCACGGCGACGACATGGTCCCGCTCGTCCGTCACACCACCGTCTGCGGCATCCCCATCGGCGATCTCCTGCCGAAAGAGCGCATCGACGCCCTCGTCGAGCGCACGCGCAAGGGCGGCGGCGAGATCGTCGCGCTGCTGAAGACGGGCAGCGCCTACTACGCCCCCGCAGCGGCGACGATCGAGATGGTCGACGCCGTGCTGCTCGACCGCCAGCGGATCCTTCCCTGCGCCGCCTACCTCGAAGGGGAATACGGCCTGAACGACATCTACATGGGCGTGCCGGTGAAGCTGGGCGCGAAGGGGGTCGAGCAAATCCTCGATATTCCGCTGACGGACGACGAACGCCAGATGTTCGAGAGGTCGGCGGAATCGGTGCGGGAGGTGATAAAGGCAACGGGGATGTGA
- a CDS encoding N-acetyltransferase produces the protein MVVKAGKREKLLHGPFLVEKASTRDVSGLHEIISSFAEKGEMLPRTMGEVYENLRDFFVVRRSDEIVACVALHIVWEDLAEVRSLAVREERQALGLGGLLVRACIEEARGLGLSRVFALTLKPGFFEKLGFKQADVMTLPHKVWNECYRCPKFPNCDEVAMVLELD, from the coding sequence ATGGTCGTCAAGGCGGGAAAGAGAGAGAAGTTGCTCCACGGCCCGTTTCTCGTCGAGAAGGCAAGCACCCGCGACGTCTCGGGTCTCCACGAGATCATCAGCTCATTTGCGGAGAAGGGCGAGATGCTGCCCCGCACGATGGGCGAGGTCTACGAGAATCTGCGCGACTTCTTCGTCGTGCGGCGCAGCGACGAGATTGTCGCTTGTGTGGCCCTGCACATAGTGTGGGAGGACCTCGCCGAGGTCCGCTCGCTCGCCGTGCGCGAGGAGCGTCAGGCGCTGGGGCTGGGAGGGCTGCTGGTGCGGGCCTGCATCGAAGAGGCGCGCGGTCTCGGGCTGAGCCGCGTCTTCGCGCTCACGCTCAAGCCCGGCTTCTTCGAAAAGCTCGGCTTCAAACAGGCGGATGTCATGACTCTGCCTCACAAGGTCTGGAACGAGTGCTACCGCTGCCCCAAGTTCCCCAACTGCGACGAGGTGGCGATGGTGCTGGAGCTGGATTAG
- a CDS encoding aconitate hydratase translates to MGKSLARKIIEDHLVAGEPVAGREIALRIDQTLTQDATGTMAYLQFEAMGVPRVQTALSVSYVDHNMLQTGFENADDHRYLQSVAARYGIYFSRPGNGICHQVHLERFSAPGRTLLGSDSHTPTCGGAGMLAIGAGGLDVAMAMAGEPFYLTMPQIVRVELKGRLPPWVSAKDVILEMLRRLTVKGGVGRIFEYGGEGAATLSVPERATICNMGAELGATSSLFASDERTREYLRAQKREEAWIPLSADADAEYDDAVEIDLSALEPLIALPSSPDNVVPVREAAGREVAQVILGSCTNSSYIDLMTVAAAVRGKTIAPSLSAALNPGSRQALMSIAENGALADLIAAGFRILECACGPCIGMGQAPATGTASLRTFNRNFPGRSGTTGDAVYLCSPQVAAATALRGVITDPRDLGNAPEVELPAEFPVDDRMIIPPSDKRRDVEIVRGPNIKPLPLAEPLPDTIRAPVLLKTGDNVSTDDIAPAGAKLLPLRSNIPAMAEHAFERIDPTLPARARQTRRWLVVGGGNYGQGSSREHAALAPMSLGLKMVLAKSFARIHAANLVNFGILPLVFNDPADYDRVAQGDELEATDVREALKRGPEVRVRNLTRGFEFTARHTLSPRQVDVLLAGGALNYVKTSRPHAGRA, encoded by the coding sequence GTGGGGAAAAGCCTGGCCCGTAAGATCATCGAAGACCACCTCGTCGCCGGCGAACCCGTCGCCGGACGTGAGATCGCGCTCCGTATCGACCAGACGCTCACCCAGGACGCCACCGGCACCATGGCCTACCTCCAGTTCGAGGCCATGGGCGTCCCCCGCGTCCAGACCGCCCTCTCCGTGAGTTATGTCGACCACAACATGCTACAGACCGGCTTCGAGAACGCCGACGACCACCGCTATCTGCAAAGCGTCGCCGCCCGGTACGGCATCTACTTCTCGCGCCCCGGCAACGGCATCTGCCACCAGGTCCACCTCGAACGCTTCAGCGCCCCCGGCCGCACGCTGCTCGGCTCCGACAGCCACACCCCCACCTGCGGCGGGGCGGGCATGCTGGCGATTGGCGCGGGCGGCCTCGACGTGGCGATGGCGATGGCGGGCGAGCCGTTCTACCTGACGATGCCCCAGATCGTGCGCGTGGAGCTGAAGGGCCGCCTGCCGCCCTGGGTCTCGGCGAAGGACGTTATCCTCGAGATGCTGCGGCGCCTCACCGTGAAGGGCGGCGTCGGACGCATCTTCGAGTACGGCGGCGAGGGCGCGGCGACCCTCTCGGTGCCCGAACGCGCGACAATATGCAACATGGGCGCTGAGCTGGGCGCCACCTCGTCGCTTTTCGCCAGCGACGAACGGACGCGCGAGTACCTGCGGGCGCAAAAGCGCGAAGAGGCGTGGATACCCCTGAGCGCCGACGCCGACGCGGAGTACGACGACGCGGTCGAGATCGACCTCTCGGCGCTCGAGCCGCTCATCGCCCTGCCGTCGAGCCCCGACAACGTGGTCCCCGTGCGCGAGGCGGCAGGCCGCGAGGTCGCCCAGGTCATCCTCGGCAGTTGCACCAACTCGTCGTACATCGACCTGATGACGGTGGCCGCGGCCGTGAGGGGCAAGACGATTGCCCCCTCGCTGAGCGCCGCGCTCAACCCCGGCTCGCGCCAGGCGCTGATGTCGATTGCGGAAAACGGCGCCCTCGCCGACCTGATCGCGGCCGGTTTCCGCATCCTTGAGTGCGCCTGCGGGCCCTGCATCGGCATGGGTCAGGCGCCGGCGACGGGGACGGCCTCGCTGCGCACCTTCAACCGCAACTTCCCCGGCCGCAGCGGCACGACGGGCGACGCCGTCTACCTGTGCAGCCCGCAGGTCGCGGCGGCGACAGCCCTTCGCGGCGTCATCACCGACCCGCGCGACCTCGGCAACGCGCCGGAGGTCGAGCTGCCAGCGGAGTTCCCTGTGGACGACCGCATGATCATCCCGCCGTCGGACAAGCGGCGCGACGTCGAAATCGTGCGCGGCCCCAACATCAAGCCGCTGCCTCTCGCCGAGCCCCTTCCCGATACGATTCGAGCGCCCGTGCTCCTCAAGACCGGCGACAACGTCTCCACCGACGACATCGCGCCCGCGGGAGCGAAGCTGCTGCCGCTGCGCTCGAACATACCGGCGATGGCGGAGCACGCCTTCGAGCGCATCGACCCCACGCTGCCCGCGCGCGCAAGGCAAACGCGGCGCTGGCTGGTCGTCGGCGGCGGCAACTACGGGCAGGGCTCCAGCCGCGAGCACGCCGCCCTCGCGCCGATGTCACTGGGGCTGAAGATGGTGCTCGCGAAGTCATTCGCCCGCATTCACGCCGCGAACCTCGTCAACTTCGGCATCCTTCCGCTCGTCTTCAACGACCCGGCCGACTACGACCGCGTGGCGCAAGGCGATGAGCTGGAGGCGACGGACGTCCGCGAGGCGCTCAAGCGCGGCCCCGAGGTGCGCGTCCGCAACCTCACGCGCGGGTTCGAGTTCACGGCCCGTCACACCCTGTCGCCGCGCCAGGTCGACGTTCTGCTGGCCGGCGGGGCGCTCAATTATGTAAAGACATCGCGGCCCCACGCGGGTCGCGCGTAG
- a CDS encoding nucleotidyltransferase domain-containing protein: MIPDIETNRAELEALCKRFGVRRLEAFGSAVTGRFQSETSDIDLLVEFEQPDSPGYADRYFGLLESLGALFRRHVDLVVASAIKNPYFRQSVDATRVLL, from the coding sequence ATGATCCCTGATATCGAGACCAACCGCGCGGAGTTGGAAGCGCTGTGCAAGCGTTTTGGAGTGCGCCGGCTCGAAGCCTTCGGTTCGGCGGTGACGGGTCGTTTTCAGTCCGAGACCAGCGACATTGACCTGCTGGTGGAGTTTGAGCAGCCGGACAGCCCCGGCTACGCCGATCGGTACTTCGGGCTGCTGGAGTCGCTGGGGGCGCTGTTTCGGCGACACGTTGACCTTGTCGTCGCATCGGCGATCAAGAACCCCTATTTTCGCCAGTCAGTTGACGCCACGAGGGTCTTGCTCTAG
- a CDS encoding FAD-binding protein: MLQHDVLVIGAGLAGLRAALEAARSGADVGVLTKVYPLRSHSVAAQGGINAALSEDDSWETHAYDTVKGSDYLGDQDAIETMCREAPSDIVELERMGTAFSRRPDGRIDQRPFGGAGFPRTCYVADITGQAILHTLHEQALKLNVPTYDEWFVLSLVVEDGECRGAVALNMRTGEIEALAAKAVVMAGGGFGRVYTPTSNSLISTGDGHALAYRAGAPLMDMEFVQFHPTTLRDSGVLITEGARGEGGYLLNALGERFMEKYAPNKMELAARDVVSRAEQTEIDEGRGVDGCVLLDLRHLGKAKIMEKLFQIRELALDLTNTDFITDPVPVRPGMHYAMGGVKTDIHGATPLPGLFAAGECACVSVHGANRLGGNSMLETITFGRRAGRAAAEHARSKPSPSVLASAVQRDREMIAEILARPRNGERMADLRAEMAAAMNRGVGIFRTKQGMEEALSTVRQLKERAKSVPVASKGLVFNMELLSVIELGFMLDLAEVIALGALMREESRGAHSRRDFPERDDERWMKHTLARYRPEGPVLEYAPVTVTRWQPEKRVY; the protein is encoded by the coding sequence ATGCTGCAGCATGACGTCCTCGTGATCGGAGCGGGCCTGGCGGGCCTGAGGGCGGCCCTCGAGGCGGCCCGTTCGGGCGCCGACGTAGGCGTCCTCACCAAGGTCTACCCCCTTCGCAGCCACTCCGTCGCCGCCCAGGGCGGGATCAACGCCGCCCTCAGCGAGGACGATTCGTGGGAGACGCACGCCTACGATACCGTCAAAGGCAGCGACTACCTCGGCGACCAGGACGCGATCGAGACGATGTGCCGCGAGGCGCCGTCAGACATCGTCGAGCTCGAGCGCATGGGCACCGCCTTCAGCCGGCGGCCGGACGGACGCATTGACCAGCGGCCCTTCGGCGGCGCCGGCTTCCCCCGCACCTGCTACGTCGCGGATATCACCGGCCAGGCGATACTCCACACCCTGCACGAGCAGGCGCTCAAGCTGAACGTCCCCACGTACGATGAGTGGTTCGTCCTCTCGCTCGTTGTGGAGGACGGCGAGTGCCGCGGCGCCGTCGCCCTGAACATGCGCACGGGCGAGATCGAGGCGCTGGCCGCCAAGGCGGTCGTGATGGCGGGCGGCGGCTTCGGACGCGTATATACGCCGACGTCCAACTCCCTGATCTCCACCGGCGACGGCCATGCCCTCGCCTATCGCGCCGGCGCTCCCCTCATGGACATGGAGTTCGTGCAGTTTCATCCCACCACCCTGCGCGACAGCGGCGTCCTCATCACCGAGGGAGCCCGCGGCGAAGGCGGCTACCTGCTAAACGCCCTCGGCGAGCGCTTCATGGAGAAATACGCGCCGAACAAGATGGAGCTCGCCGCCCGCGACGTCGTCTCGCGCGCGGAGCAGACGGAGATCGACGAGGGACGCGGCGTCGACGGCTGCGTGCTGCTCGACCTGCGGCACCTGGGCAAAGCGAAGATCATGGAGAAGCTGTTCCAGATCCGCGAGCTCGCCCTCGACCTCACGAACACCGACTTCATTACCGACCCCGTGCCTGTGCGTCCCGGCATGCACTACGCGATGGGCGGCGTCAAAACGGATATCCACGGCGCGACGCCTCTGCCAGGCCTCTTCGCTGCCGGCGAGTGCGCCTGCGTCAGCGTCCACGGCGCGAACCGTCTCGGCGGCAACTCCATGCTGGAAACGATCACCTTCGGACGCCGCGCGGGTAGGGCAGCGGCAGAGCACGCCCGCTCGAAACCTTCACCCTCCGTTCTCGCGTCCGCCGTCCAGCGCGACCGCGAGATGATCGCCGAGATACTGGCGCGGCCGCGGAACGGCGAACGCATGGCCGACCTCCGCGCCGAGATGGCGGCGGCGATGAACCGGGGCGTCGGCATCTTCCGGACGAAGCAGGGCATGGAAGAGGCGCTCTCCACCGTGCGCCAACTCAAGGAGCGGGCCAAGAGTGTGCCCGTGGCAAGCAAGGGGCTCGTCTTCAACATGGAGCTGCTTTCCGTCATCGAGCTCGGCTTCATGCTCGACCTTGCCGAGGTCATCGCTCTCGGAGCGCTGATGCGCGAGGAAAGCAGGGGCGCGCACTCGCGGCGCGACTTCCCGGAGCGCGACGACGAGCGCTGGATGAAGCACACGCTCGCGCGCTACCGTCCCGAAGGGCCGGTCCTGGAGTACGCGCCGGTGACGGTGACGCGCTGGCAGCCGGAGAAGAGGGTGTACTAG
- the sdhB gene encoding succinate dehydrogenase iron-sulfur subunit, producing MEVKLRVRRFDPSQGDEAYYQRYAVEVPPSATILDSLLAVRERVDGSLAFRCACRSAICGSCAMRVNGVSRLACKTKAIDVAPNGGEITLEPLANLPVIKDLVAEMAPFYEKMRAVLPWLVVDPERPEPEREYLMEPERALRLGHLVSCIQCAACYSACPIVAIDDGYLGPAALTKACRYCQDTRDDARAQRLARIADEEGLWRCHTVFSCMEQCPKGINPTEAIQQLKKMVIFDRLGLDRSGKRRKRDV from the coding sequence GTGGAAGTAAAGCTCAGGGTGCGACGCTTCGATCCGTCGCAGGGAGATGAGGCGTACTATCAACGGTACGCCGTCGAGGTTCCGCCGTCGGCGACCATCCTCGACTCGCTGCTCGCGGTGCGCGAGCGGGTGGACGGCTCGCTCGCCTTCCGCTGCGCCTGCCGGAGCGCCATCTGCGGCTCCTGCGCCATGCGCGTGAACGGCGTCTCGCGCCTCGCCTGCAAGACGAAGGCAATCGACGTAGCCCCGAATGGCGGCGAGATCACGCTCGAACCGCTCGCCAACCTTCCCGTGATCAAGGACCTCGTCGCGGAGATGGCACCGTTCTACGAGAAGATGCGCGCCGTCCTGCCCTGGCTGGTCGTCGATCCGGAGAGGCCGGAGCCCGAGCGGGAGTACCTGATGGAGCCGGAGCGCGCGCTGCGCCTGGGCCACCTGGTCTCGTGTATTCAGTGCGCGGCCTGCTACTCCGCCTGTCCCATCGTCGCCATCGACGACGGCTACCTGGGGCCGGCCGCCCTCACGAAGGCATGCCGCTACTGCCAGGACACGCGCGACGACGCCAGAGCCCAGCGGCTGGCGCGCATCGCCGACGAGGAAGGGCTGTGGCGCTGCCATACGGTGTTCAGTTGCATGGAGCAGTGCCCAAAGGGGATCAACCCCACGGAAGCGATCCAGCAGTTGAAGAAGATGGTCATCTTTGACAGGCTGGGGCTCGACCGCTCCGGCAAAAGGCGGAAGCGCGATGTATAA
- a CDS encoding Fe-S-containing hydro-lyase, with translation MSGDEAKGKRVQLPLSDETVAGLRAGDHVRLTGVIYAARDAAHRRMVEALENGEPLPFDIRGQVIYYVGPTPARPGRVIGAAGPTTAMRLNPYTPILMKHGLKATIGKGGRDRAVRDALKQYGGVYFIAVGGLGALLSRRIRKAEVVAYDDLGTEAVRRLDVEDFPVIVADDMYGNDLLEQGKARYQRRDLLGSYEPVEQKAESSDGGGV, from the coding sequence ATGAGCGGCGACGAAGCGAAAGGTAAACGCGTTCAGCTTCCACTGAGCGACGAAACGGTGGCGGGGCTGCGCGCCGGCGACCACGTCCGCCTCACCGGCGTCATCTATGCGGCCCGCGACGCCGCGCACCGCCGGATGGTCGAGGCGCTGGAAAATGGCGAGCCGCTCCCGTTCGACATCAGGGGGCAGGTCATCTACTACGTCGGCCCCACGCCTGCGCGTCCCGGCCGCGTCATCGGCGCCGCCGGGCCCACAACCGCCATGCGCCTCAACCCCTACACGCCGATCCTCATGAAGCACGGCCTCAAGGCCACCATCGGCAAGGGGGGCCGCGACCGGGCCGTGCGCGACGCCCTCAAGCAGTACGGCGGCGTCTACTTCATCGCCGTCGGCGGGCTCGGCGCCCTGCTGTCGAGGCGGATCAGGAAGGCGGAGGTCGTCGCCTACGACGACCTGGGGACGGAGGCCGTGCGGCGCCTCGATGTGGAGGACTTCCCCGTCATCGTGGCCGACGACATGTACGGGAACGACCTCCTCGAGCAAGGGAAGGCGCGCTACCAGCGGCGCGACCTGCTGGGAAGCTACGAGCCGGTGGAGCAGAAAGCGGAGTCGTCGGACGGCGGCGGCGTCTAG
- a CDS encoding fumarate hydratase: protein MREITAGEISEKVAQLFIEAAHFLPQDVIAALQRARESEGSPLGRQILDDILTNAAIAAEEMVPLCQDTGTSVVFVELGQDVHVTGGGLGEAINRGVAKAYTEGFLRKSIVERPFSARKNTGDNTPAVIHVDPVPGDRLRIKVMPKGGGCENMSRMTVLLPGQGREGVVNFVLRAVEEAAGNPCPPLVLGVGIGGTAEHCMLLAKKAITRRVGEPSPDAETADLERELLTKVNALGLGPQAVGGTNTALAVHVETFPTHITALPVAVNMQCHSARLKEAEL, encoded by the coding sequence ATGAGAGAGATAACAGCCGGCGAGATCAGTGAGAAGGTGGCGCAGCTATTCATTGAGGCGGCGCACTTCCTGCCCCAGGACGTCATCGCCGCCCTGCAACGCGCCCGCGAGTCCGAGGGGTCGCCCCTCGGACGCCAGATCCTCGATGACATCCTGACGAATGCCGCCATCGCCGCCGAAGAGATGGTCCCGCTCTGCCAGGACACGGGCACGTCCGTCGTGTTCGTGGAGCTGGGGCAGGACGTCCACGTCACCGGCGGCGGCCTGGGAGAAGCGATAAACCGGGGCGTCGCGAAAGCCTACACCGAAGGCTTCCTGCGCAAGTCCATCGTCGAGCGGCCCTTTTCCGCCCGCAAGAACACCGGCGACAACACGCCCGCCGTCATCCACGTCGATCCCGTCCCCGGCGATAGGCTCAGGATAAAAGTCATGCCCAAGGGCGGCGGCTGCGAGAACATGAGCCGCATGACGGTTCTCCTCCCCGGCCAGGGCCGCGAGGGCGTGGTCAACTTCGTCCTCAGGGCCGTCGAGGAAGCGGCCGGCAACCCCTGTCCGCCACTCGTCCTCGGTGTGGGCATCGGCGGGACGGCGGAGCACTGCATGCTGCTGGCCAAGAAGGCGATCACGCGGCGGGTCGGCGAGCCGAGCCCTGACGCGGAGACCGCCGACCTGGAGCGCGAGCTGCTCACGAAGGTGAACGCGCTCGGGCTGGGGCCGCAGGCGGTCGGCGGCACGAACACCGCCCTCGCCGTACACGTTGAGACGTTCCCCACGCACATCACCGCGCTGCCGGTTGCCGTCAACATGCAGTGCCACAGCGCGCGGCTGAAAGAGGCGGAGCTATGA
- a CDS encoding NUDIX hydrolase: MPEEEENLPWTIHSRRVYKGRLVNVRLDNVVVDDGPARVREVVEHPGAVLLLALDDVDNVFLVRQYRHPVGRHLYELPAGTIDDGEEPAVCAERELREETGFRPRRLEPLGGFFLSPGYSNEYIHLFLATGLEESPLEAAEEEHLTALRVPLAEALRMIERREIEDAKSIAGLLLLAQRRAVS, from the coding sequence GTGCCCGAGGAAGAAGAAAACCTGCCGTGGACGATTCACAGCCGCCGCGTCTACAAAGGGCGGCTGGTAAATGTCCGTCTCGACAACGTGGTCGTCGATGATGGCCCTGCCAGAGTCAGGGAGGTGGTCGAGCACCCCGGCGCCGTGCTCTTACTCGCCCTCGACGACGTCGACAACGTCTTTCTCGTGCGGCAGTACCGACATCCCGTAGGTCGCCATCTTTACGAGCTTCCCGCCGGCACGATAGACGATGGCGAAGAGCCCGCGGTCTGCGCCGAGCGCGAGCTGCGCGAGGAGACCGGCTTCCGCCCCCGCCGCCTGGAGCCTCTCGGTGGCTTCTTCCTGAGCCCCGGCTACAGCAACGAGTACATCCACCTTTTCCTCGCCACAGGCCTCGAGGAGAGTCCTCTCGAGGCGGCAGAGGAAGAACACCTGACGGCCCTGCGTGTGCCCCTCGCGGAGGCGCTGCGCATGATCGAGCGGCGCGAGATCGAAGACGCAAAGTCGATCGCTGGTCTGCTGTTGCTGGCGCAACGCCGGGCCGTTTCCTGA
- a CDS encoding TlyA family RNA methyltransferase, translating to MTPKSRLDVLLVQRGLAESREKAQAFVMSGAVLVDGKPASKPGVLVSDGAELELAESARYVGRGGEKLEHALGVFALDVRGLVAVDAGASTGGFTDCLLQRGAARVYAVDVGYGLLDPRLRADPRVRVMERVNVRYLEDLPEAPDLATVDVSFISLQKVVPPLVKLLKGGGHVLALIKPQFEARREEVGKRGVVRDPQVHAAVIGRTVAWAASQGLRLRGLTTSPLRGPAGNKEFFVLWRKEAGA from the coding sequence GTGACACCGAAGAGCCGCCTGGATGTCCTGCTCGTCCAGCGCGGCCTGGCTGAAAGCCGGGAGAAGGCGCAGGCTTTCGTGATGAGCGGCGCAGTCCTCGTCGATGGAAAGCCCGCCTCCAAGCCCGGCGTTCTCGTGTCTGACGGGGCCGAACTCGAGCTGGCCGAGAGCGCCCGCTACGTCGGCAGGGGCGGTGAGAAGCTGGAGCACGCTCTCGGCGTCTTCGCTCTCGACGTGCGCGGACTCGTGGCCGTCGACGCCGGCGCGTCTACCGGCGGCTTCACCGACTGCCTCCTGCAGCGCGGCGCCGCCCGTGTTTACGCCGTCGACGTGGGCTACGGGCTGCTCGACCCGCGGCTCCGCGCCGACCCGCGCGTCCGCGTGATGGAAAGGGTAAACGTGAGATACTTGGAAGACCTTCCCGAGGCGCCCGACCTGGCGACTGTCGACGTGTCGTTCATCTCGCTTCAGAAAGTGGTGCCGCCGTTGGTGAAGCTTCTGAAGGGCGGCGGCCACGTCCTCGCGCTCATCAAGCCGCAGTTCGAGGCGCGCCGCGAGGAGGTCGGCAAGCGGGGCGTCGTCCGCGACCCTCAGGTCCACGCCGCCGTAATCGGACGGACGGTCGCATGGGCGGCGTCGCAGGGCTTGCGGCTGCGCGGCCTCACCACGTCCCCGTTGCGCGGGCCCGCCGGCAACAAGGAGTTCTTCGTGCTCTGGCGAAAGGAAGCGGGAGCGTAG
- the sdhC gene encoding succinate dehydrogenase, cytochrome b556 subunit, whose amino-acid sequence MYKPLDAQFQAKAMRTGTAAWALQRLSGLFLTVYLIAHIFVIGTALQGERTFDDLLETFEHTPFLVLDAGLVGVVAFHAFNGLRLILFDFAIGLRFQKAMFWAAFAGAVAVFAASVFAVRNLL is encoded by the coding sequence ATGTATAAGCCGCTCGACGCCCAGTTCCAGGCAAAGGCGATGAGGACGGGCACCGCCGCGTGGGCGCTGCAGCGGCTCTCCGGTCTTTTCCTCACCGTCTATCTCATCGCTCACATCTTCGTCATCGGCACGGCGCTCCAGGGGGAGCGGACCTTCGACGACCTGCTGGAGACGTTCGAGCACACGCCGTTCCTCGTCCTCGACGCCGGCCTGGTGGGCGTGGTGGCGTTCCACGCCTTCAACGGACTGCGTCTCATCCTGTTTGACTTCGCGATCGGCCTGCGCTTTCAGAAGGCGATGTTCTGGGCCGCTTTCGCGGGCGCAGTGGCCGTGTTCGCGGCGTCGGTGTTCGCGGTGCGGAACCTGTTGTAG
- a CDS encoding DUF86 domain-containing protein: MKCVRDIAGACEQITAFTAGRTFPQYEDDAMLRSAVERQFEIIGEPLLHLSRLNPAAANRITEYRRIIAFRNILAHGYAQVDDRLVWDIVETKLPTLREEVASPLAGTD; the protein is encoded by the coding sequence ATGAAGTGCGTGCGTGATATTGCGGGAGCTTGCGAGCAGATAACCGCCTTCACCGCAGGCAGGACGTTCCCCCAGTACGAAGACGATGCCATGCTGCGCTCAGCCGTCGAGCGTCAATTCGAAATCATCGGCGAACCGCTGTTACATCTGTCACGGCTCAACCCGGCTGCAGCGAACCGGATCACCGAATACCGCCGCATCATCGCTTTTCGAAACATTCTGGCGCATGGCTACGCGCAAGTGGACGACCGCTTGGTATGGGATATCGTCGAGACCAAGCTTCCGACGCTGCGTGAAGAGGTGGCCTCTCCGCTGGCGGGAACAGACTAA
- a CDS encoding NAD(+)/NADH kinase → MDKVGILYHPKMPEAEALAGELHSLASPHVGEVWVAAAWDEQAVKDNVAGSDLLISIGGDGTILRAARASVPHDILLLGVNLGRLGFLTELRGEEARERVPEILADSKWTVEERGILHAQVLAARGGRVVMGEQPYLHALNDLVVGRPALGRTIVASAYIDGELVADYRADGILVATATGSTAYCQAIGGPILHPESKEMVLAPIAPHLGQTNALVLPPTAVVELVLDPDQQAVFSLDGEATVGLAPGQAVRVTMSHHVARFIRLPQEPGFYQRVAVRLRWRRTPDPNEKEAR, encoded by the coding sequence ATGGACAAGGTGGGCATTCTCTACCACCCGAAGATGCCCGAGGCGGAGGCGCTCGCCGGGGAGCTGCATTCCCTTGCTTCGCCGCACGTGGGCGAAGTCTGGGTCGCCGCCGCCTGGGACGAACAGGCCGTCAAGGACAACGTCGCCGGCAGCGACCTCCTGATCTCCATCGGCGGCGACGGCACCATCCTCAGAGCGGCGCGGGCGAGCGTCCCCCACGACATCCTGCTGCTGGGGGTAAACCTCGGCCGGCTCGGCTTCCTCACGGAGCTGAGGGGCGAGGAGGCGCGCGAACGCGTACCGGAGATACTCGCCGATTCGAAGTGGACGGTGGAAGAGCGGGGCATACTACACGCGCAGGTGCTGGCGGCTCGCGGGGGGCGCGTCGTCATGGGCGAGCAGCCTTATCTCCACGCGCTGAACGACCTCGTGGTCGGGCGCCCCGCTCTGGGGAGGACGATCGTTGCCAGCGCCTACATCGACGGCGAGCTCGTCGCCGACTACCGCGCCGACGGCATCCTCGTCGCCACCGCGACCGGAAGCACGGCCTACTGCCAGGCCATCGGGGGTCCTATCCTGCACCCTGAGTCGAAGGAGATGGTGCTGGCGCCCATCGCGCCTCACCTCGGCCAGACGAACGCCCTCGTCCTGCCGCCGACGGCCGTCGTCGAGCTCGTGCTCGACCCCGATCAGCAGGCCGTTTTCAGCCTCGACGGCGAGGCCACCGTCGGCCTTGCGCCCGGGCAGGCCGTCCGCGTCACAATGAGCCACCATGTCGCCCGCTTCATCCGTCTCCCGCAGGAGCCCGGGTTCTATCAGCGGGTGGCGGTGCGCCTGCGCTGGCGGCGGACCCCCGATCCCAACGAGAAGGAAGCCCGATAA